A single genomic interval of Odontesthes bonariensis isolate fOdoBon6 chromosome 3, fOdoBon6.hap1, whole genome shotgun sequence harbors:
- the eno1b gene encoding enolase 1b, (alpha) translates to MSIVKIHAREIFDSRGNPTVEVDLYTDKGLFRAAVPSGASTGIYEALELRDNDKSRYLGKGVSQAVEHINSTIAPALVGQDVSVVEQEKIDQMMIDLDGTENKSKFGANAILGVSLAVCKAGAAEKGVPLYRHIADLAENPEVILPVPAFNVINGGSHAGNKLAMQEFMILPIGASTFKEAMRIGAEVYHNLKNVIKKKYGQDATNVGDEGGFAPNILENQEALELLKEAIAKAGYTDEVIIGMDVAASEFYRDGKYDLDFKSPDDPSRYITPDELADLYKSFVKDYPVVSIEDPFDQDDWAAWSNFTGSTDIQVVGDDLTVTNPNRICKAVEEKACNCLLLKVNQIGTVTESMNACKMAQENGWGVMVSHRSGETEDTFIADLVVGLCTGQIKTGAPCRSERLAKYNQILRIEEELGDKARFAGKNFRKPVIE, encoded by the exons ATGTCAATTGTCAAGATCCACGCCAGAGAGATCTTTGATTCTCGTGGAAACCCCACAGTGGAGGTTGACCTTTACACTGACAAAG GCTTGTTTCGGGCTGCTGTACCAAGCGGTGCATCCACTGGAATCTATGAAGCCTTGGAGCTCCGGGACAATGACAAGTCTCGCTACCTTGGGAAAG GAGTCTCGCAGGCTGTAGAACACATTAATTCAACCATTGCACCTGCTCTTGTTGGCCAG GATGTCTCTGTGGTTGAGCAAGAGAAAATTGACCAGATGATGATTGACCTGGATGGCACAGAGAACAAAT CCAAATTTGGAGCGAATGCCATTCTGGGCGTGTCTTTGGCTGTCTGCAAAGCTGGCGCAGCAGAAAAAGGAGTCCCCTTGTATCGCCACATCGCTGATCTGGCAGAAAACCCAGAGGTCATCCTGCCTGTACCG GCTTTCAATGTGATCAACGGCGGCTCTCACGCAGGTAACAAGCTCGCCATGCAAGAGTTCATGATCCTACCAATCGGTGCCAGTACCTTCAAAGAGGCCATGCGCATTGGAGCTGAGGTCTACCATAATCTCAAAAACGTTATCAAGAAGAAGTACGGGCAGGATGCCACGAATGTTGGCGATGAAGGCGGCTTTGCTCCAAACATCCTGGAAAATCAGGAGG CTCTGGAGTTGCTGAAGGAGGCCATTGCCAAAGCAGGATACACCGATGAGGTTATTATCGGCATGGATGTGGCTGCGTCTGAATTCTACAGGGATGGAAAATACGACCTTGACTTCAAGTCGCCTGACGACCCGAGCCGTTACATCACTCCCGATGAGCTGGCTGATCTCTACAAGAGCTTTGTGAAGGATTATCCAG TCGTGTCCATCGAGGATCCTTTTGACCAGGATGACTGGGCAGCCTGGAGCAACTTCACTGGCAGCACGGACATCCAGGTTGTTGGAGACGATCTGACTGTGACAAATCCTAATCGCATCTGCAAGGCTGTGGAGGAGAAGGCCTGCAACTGTCTGCTGCTTAAAGTCAATCAGATTGGCACAGTTACAGAGTCGATGAACGC GTGTAAGATGGCCCAGGAGAACGGCTGGGGTGTGATGGTCAGTCATCGTTCCGGTGAAACAGAGGACACCTTTATAGCGGATCTGGTGGTTGGGTTATGCACTGGACAG ATTAAGACCGGAGCTCCCTGCCGCTCCGAGCGCCTGGCCAAATACAACCAGATTTTAAG AATTGAAGAGGAACTGGGAGACAAGGCTCGGTTTGCTGGGAAAAACTTCCGGAAACCTGTTATTGAGTGA
- the LOC142377234 gene encoding sodium- and chloride-dependent GABA transporter 2-like: protein MADSLCKLCHLPTKSTAQTVEERGKWSSKKEFILSVAGAIIGLGNVWRFPYLCYKNGGGAFFIPYILFLVTCGIPLFVLETALGQYTSQGGIMCWRKVCPLFEGMGYASQLIVFYASVSYIVVLAWAFFYFFSSFSGELPWTTCNNTWNTDHCVVINYHNATADTSSTVNASSSSSSVIEFWHRRVLNISTGIENLGNVRWDLSLCLLLSWIICYFCVWKGVRSTGKATYFTATFPFVCLAVLLFRGLTLPGAFHGIKYYLYPNPTRLADPQVWIDAGTQIFYSHALCLGFLTSLGSYNKYNNNCYRDSFYLCLLNSGTSFMSGFAIFSILGYMSQKQGVDISVVAESGPGLVFIIYPEAVTMLPWPQAWSVIFFTMIILLGVDGQFVGLESIMTSLTDVFPSRIRKGYRRELCLMLICSCSFMLGLVLVSEAGIYILQIFDHYVCSGPALLLMAILQSVIIGWIYGAGRFCDNIEDMIGYKPLSPIKYCWQYVTPLICIGTLVFLLMRYSPMKFNNTYVYPWWAYCFGWFLAMSSLSMIPLNMIFKVAKGKGTLWQRLKTSSQSAEDLPVMAKEMGRIRTSITASP, encoded by the exons GTGCGTTCTTCATCCCTTACATCCTGTTCCTCGTAACCTGTGGAATTCCCCTGTTTGTATTGGAAACAGCGCTGGGCCAGTACACCAGTCAGGGGGGAATCATGTGCTGGAGGAAGGTCTGCCCCTTGTTTGAAG GGATGGGCTACGCCAGCCAATTGATCGTCTTCTATGCTAGTGTCAGCTACATTGTGGTTTTAGCCTGGGCGTTCTTCTACTTCTTCTCTTCCTTCTCTGGAGAGTTGCCCTGGACCACTTGTAATAACACATGGAATACAG ATCATTGTGTGGTGATAAACTACCATAATGCCACTGCTGATACGAGCTCAACTGTGAATGCGtcttcatcatcctcatcagTAATAGAGTTTTGGCA CCGACGGGTGTTAAATATATCCACTGGCATAGAGAATTTGGGAAACGTACGATGGGATCTTTCTCTGTGCCTCCTTCTGTCCTGGATCATCTGCTACTTTTGTGTCTGGAAGGGAGTGAGATCCACAGGAAAG GCTACCTACTTCACAGCCACATTCCCCTTCGTCTGTTTGGCAGTGCTGCTTTTCAGAGGACTGACCCTTCCTGGAGCCTTCCATGGTATCAAATACTACTTGTACCCCAATCCTACACGGCTTGCTGACCCGCAG GTCTGGATTGATgctggtactcagatattttacTCTCATGCTTTATGCTTGGGATTCCTGACTTCTCTTGGGAGCTACAACAAGTACAACAACAACTGTTACAG AGACTCCTTCTACCTTTGCTTGCTGAACAGTGGGACCAGCTTTATGTCTGGATTTGCCATCTTCTCAATTCTGGGCTACATGTCACAAAAACAGGGTGTCGATATTTCTGTTGTTGCTGAGTCAG GCCCTGGCCTTGTCTTCATCATTTACCCAGAAGCTGTGACCATGCTGCCTTGGCCTCAGGCCTGGtctgtgatcttcttcacgATGATCATCCTGTTAGGAGTCGATGGTCAG TTTGTGGGGCTCGAAAGCATCATGACCTCTTTAACAGACGTCTTCCCCTCCCGGATCCGAAAGGGATACCGCAGGGAGCTTTGTCTGATGCTGATCTGCTCTTGTAGCTTTATGTTGGGGCTGGTTTTAGTGTCAGAG GCTGGCATATATATTCTCCAGATCTTTGATCACTATGTATGCAGTggtcctgctcttcttctgatGGCAATCCTACAGTCAGTGATTATTGGTTGGATTTATG GAGCTGGACGTTTCTGTGACAACATTGAGGACATGATTGGTTACAAGCCTCTGTCACCGATCAAGTACTGCTGGCAGTATGTCACGCCTCTGATTTGCATT GGGACCCTTGTATTTTTGCTCATGAGATACAGCCCAATGAAGTTCAACAACACTTACGTGTATCCATGGTGGGCTTACTGTTTTGGCTGGTTTCTGGCCATGTCTTCGTTGTCCATGATTCCACTCAACATGATCTTCAAAGTGGCCAAAGGAAAAGGGACTCTCTGGCAG CGTCTCAAAACAAGCTCCCAGTCTGCAGAGGATCTCCCAGTCATGGCAAAGGAAATGGGACGCATCCGTACTTCAATCACAGCAAGTCCATAA